From a single Candidatus Cloacimonadaceae bacterium genomic region:
- the ahcY gene encoding adenosylhomocysteinase has translation MNYKIADLALADFGRKEIEMAEIEMPGLIALRNKYGKEKPLAGARVTGSLHMTVQTAVLIETLIELGASIRWASCNIFSTQDHAAAAIAAAGIPVFAWKGETLEEYWWCTLHALTWEGANAPDLIVDDGGDATMMVHQGYRLEEEYAKTGILPEVDSDDPEMCIVQELLISGIKDYPQKWHKMVKKLRGVSEETTTGVHRLHQMLETGALLFPAINVNDSVTKSKFDNLYGCRESLADGIKRGTDIMVSGKIVMICGYGDVGKGCAQSMRGFGARVIISEIDPICALQAAMEGYEVNALDNVVEYADIFVTATGNCDVIRVDHIMKMKDHAIVCNIGHFDNEIQVHKLYSLLGVQKINIKPQVDKILLPNDKAIILLSEGRLVNLGNATGHPSFVMSCSFTNQVLAQIALWQDEHEIGVYTLPKILDEEVARLHLDKLGVELTRLTVRQSQYINVPVEGPYKPENYRY, from the coding sequence ATGAACTATAAGATTGCTGATCTTGCTTTGGCGGATTTTGGCCGTAAAGAGATCGAAATGGCTGAAATCGAAATGCCGGGGCTCATCGCCCTACGCAATAAATACGGCAAGGAAAAACCCCTTGCCGGAGCGCGAGTCACCGGAAGTTTGCACATGACAGTGCAGACTGCTGTGTTGATCGAAACCCTCATCGAACTCGGCGCTTCGATTCGCTGGGCAAGCTGCAATATCTTTTCCACCCAGGATCACGCTGCCGCGGCAATCGCGGCAGCGGGGATCCCGGTTTTTGCCTGGAAGGGCGAAACTCTTGAAGAATACTGGTGGTGCACCCTCCATGCACTTACCTGGGAGGGCGCAAATGCGCCCGATCTCATCGTTGACGATGGGGGAGACGCTACTATGATGGTGCATCAAGGCTATCGATTGGAAGAAGAATATGCCAAGACCGGCATTCTGCCCGAGGTCGATTCCGACGACCCGGAAATGTGCATCGTGCAAGAGCTTCTCATTTCAGGCATCAAGGACTATCCCCAAAAATGGCATAAAATGGTGAAGAAACTCCGTGGCGTCAGCGAAGAAACCACCACCGGAGTGCATCGTCTCCATCAGATGCTGGAAACCGGAGCGCTGCTTTTTCCCGCGATCAACGTGAACGATTCCGTCACCAAATCCAAATTTGACAACCTCTATGGCTGCCGTGAATCTTTGGCAGACGGCATCAAGCGCGGAACGGACATCATGGTCAGCGGAAAGATCGTGATGATCTGCGGCTATGGCGACGTCGGCAAAGGCTGTGCCCAATCAATGAGAGGATTCGGCGCGAGAGTGATCATCAGCGAGATCGATCCAATCTGCGCTTTGCAGGCGGCGATGGAAGGCTATGAAGTGAACGCACTGGACAACGTGGTCGAATATGCTGATATCTTTGTGACCGCCACCGGAAACTGCGATGTCATCAGGGTCGATCATATAATGAAGATGAAGGATCACGCCATCGTCTGCAACATCGGACACTTTGACAACGAGATCCAAGTCCACAAGCTATACTCTCTTTTGGGAGTACAAAAGATAAACATCAAGCCCCAGGTGGATAAAATCCTGCTGCCCAACGACAAAGCGATCATTCTGCTTTCCGAAGGCAGGCTCGTGAATCTTGGCAACGCCACCGGGCATCCTTCTTTTGTGATGAGCTGTTCCTTCACCAATCAAGTGCTGGCACAGATCGCCCTCTGGCAGGATGAACACGAGATCGGGGTCTACACCTTGCCCAAGATTTTGGACGAAGAAGTCGCCAGACTGCATTTGGACAAACTGGGCGTGGAACTCACGCGTCTCACGGTACGTCAGTCCCAGTATATCAACGTGCCGGTCGAAGGACCCTATAAACCTGAGAATTATCGCTATTAA
- a CDS encoding transcription termination/antitermination NusG family protein: MATHVPVIIDEIFGELILPSGEERWVVIHTKPRCEKRLADYARKNSIHYYLPQIESKRVYQKRKVSFMKPMFPGYLFIVLDIFKKHTLTISGYCVGFVKVPDQRELLDELQRLYYSRNKKVDMTNTIWLSKGLEVEIVKGPLKGMTGVVENHQKLDEVRLQVNILRQAVMVKINPAHVKILGEYEIIEE, translated from the coding sequence TTGGCAACTCATGTTCCAGTTATCATAGACGAAATATTCGGCGAACTAATTTTACCCAGCGGTGAAGAGCGTTGGGTCGTCATTCACACCAAACCCCGCTGCGAGAAAAGGCTGGCGGACTACGCACGAAAAAACTCCATCCATTATTATCTACCCCAGATCGAAAGCAAACGAGTCTATCAAAAAAGAAAGGTCAGCTTCATGAAACCGATGTTTCCAGGTTATCTCTTCATCGTGCTGGATATCTTTAAGAAACATACGCTTACGATCTCAGGATACTGCGTCGGATTCGTGAAAGTGCCCGATCAGCGCGAGCTTTTGGACGAACTGCAAAGGCTCTATTATAGCCGCAACAAAAAGGTCGATATGACCAACACCATCTGGCTATCCAAGGGATTGGAAGTGGAGATCGTCAAAGGTCCGCTCAAAGGCATGACCGGAGTGGTGGAAAACCATCAGAAACTGGACGAAGTGCGCCTGCAGGTAAACATCCTGCGGCAGGCAGTGATGGTGAAGATCAATCCTGCCCACGTGAAAATCCTGGGCGAATATGAGATCATCGAGGAATAG